A region from the Lolium perenne isolate Kyuss_39 chromosome 4, Kyuss_2.0, whole genome shotgun sequence genome encodes:
- the LOC127332325 gene encoding probable trehalose-phosphate phosphatase 9: MTKHGVVVVPEDTVVGVAAGRHFSFPPPRTGDSCKMLAGQIDLGAAMMGSWLDSMKASSPRYKLVAPRVAAAGDVEHDDWMEKHPSALGEFESLAAAASGKQIVMFLDYDGTLSPIVADPDSAVMTDEMREAVRGVAEHFPTAIVSGRGRDKVFNFVRLAELYYAGSHGMDIQGPTADSNHHLNTPSKEGQARSVLCQPASEFLPMIGEVHDLLVEKMTAIPGAMVENNKFCLSVHFRCVEEKKWGTLAEQVRSVLREYPRLRLTQGRKVLEIRPVIKWDKGRALEFLLGALGFADRADVFPIYIGDDRTDEDAFKVLRSRGQGAGILVTRFPKDTLASFSLRDPAEVKDFLHELVIAKS; the protein is encoded by the exons ATGACGAAGCACGGCGTGGTGGTTGTGCCCGAGGACACCGTCGTGGGCGTGGCGGCCGGGCGGCATTTCTCGTTCCCGCCGCCGAGGACCGGCGACTCGTGCAAGATGCTGGCCGGGCAGATCGACCTCGGCGCGGCCATGATGGGGTCGTGGCTCGACTCCATGAAGGCCTCCTCGCCGAGGTACAAGCTCGTGGCGCCGAGGGTCGCCGCAGCTGGAGACGTGGAGCACGACGACTGGATG GAGAAGCACCCGTCGGCATTGGGCGAGTTCGAgtcgctggcggcggcggcgagcgggaAGCAGATCGTGATGTTCCTGGACTACGACGGCACGCTGTCCCCGATCGTGGCGGACCCCGACAGCGCCGTCATGACCGACGAG ATGAGGGAGGCGGTGCGCGGCGTGGCGGAGCACTTCCCGACGGCGATCGTGAGCGGCCGGGGCAGAGACAAG GTGTTCAACTTCGTGAGGCTGGCGGAGCTGTACTACGCCGGCAGCCATGGGATGGACATCCAAGGCCCCACCGCAGACTCCAACCACCACCTCAACACGCCCAGCAAG GAGGGGCAGGCGAGGTCAGTGCTGTGCCAGCCGGCGAGCGAGTTCCTGCCGATGATCGGCGAGGTCCACGACCTTCTGGTGGAGAAGATGACTGCCATCCCTGGCGCCATGGTGGAGAACAACAAGTTCTGCTTGTCCGTCCACTTCCGCTGCGTCGAAGAGAAG AAATGGGGCACGCTGGCGGAGCAGGTCCGGTCGGTGCTCCGGGAGTACCCGAGGCTGCGGTTGACGCAGGGGAGGAAGGTGCTGGAGATCCGCCCCGTCATCAAGTGGGACAAGGGCAGGGCGCTCGAGTTCCTCCTGGGTGCGCTTGGCTTCGCGGACCGCGCCGACGTCTTCCCCATCTACATCGGCGACGACCGCACCGACGAGGACGCGTTCAAGGTGCTGCGGAGCAGGGGCCAGGGCGCCGGCATACTCGTCACCAGGTTCCCCAAGGACACGCTCGCCTCCTTCTCCCTCCGCGACCCAGCCGAGGTCAAGGACTTCCTGCACGAGCTGGTCATAGCCAAGAGCTAG